A single region of the Cyclopterus lumpus isolate fCycLum1 chromosome 16, fCycLum1.pri, whole genome shotgun sequence genome encodes:
- the arnt gene encoding aryl hydrocarbon receptor nuclear translocator isoform X3, whose translation MLFQTDMTSSNTELTDPNLGLGASGTQESGGAVVPKGTNKRRAAPDFDDDDDDDEGNKLFRCDDETLGGNDKERFARENHSEIERRRRNKMTAYITELSDMVPTCSALARKPDKLTILRMAVSHMKALRGSGSTNSDGSYKPSFLTDQELKHLILEAADGFLFVVSCETGRIVYVSDSLTPVLNQAQSEWLGSSLYDQLHPDDTEKLREQLSTAENNNTGRMLDLKTGTVKKEGQQASSRMSMGARRSFICRMRCGSCPVEPLSMNRLNFLRNRNRNGLGTAKEGEPQYVVVHCTGYIKSWPPSGVSLTDDESDNTQGSRFCLVAIGRLQVTCCPGDTDVNSISVPVEFISRHNCQGMFTFVDHRCLAAIGYQPQDLLGKNILEFAYPEDQGLLRDSFQQVVKLKGQVLSVMFRFRSKSREWIWMRTSSFTFQNPFSEEIEYIICTNVNVNRNSTQDPLPPISSPVGALSPSLGQSSPNCPPVMLGPGQVAARQLQQQAELEGGGSRDGLYEAGPTALSQMPVTAAGPDPSKSLEKPELYPSLFQGPDQTKGLPSISTPTAQIYPSANSFDAGRSNDAYRPVSMTPQMAPPAHSAGQMLAQMSRQNGAPQSVTPSSTVSPLHGGPSGGWPGAAAGVRPQFNNQVAPQAAKTMPPQFAPMGGFGSSSSNSFGQMPTGAAPTPTNNANYPPINAHAGLNGNGYDGSRSGPQFPSRAAEAVWPQWQGQQHSLSNAEQHPHAQCNQQDIFPDVLSMLDQPANFNGDDFEIPMYPAFDQ comes from the exons atgttatttCAGACGGACATGACCTCTTCAAACACAG AGTTAACAGACCCAAATCTGGGTCTGGGGGCAAGTGGGACCCAAGAAAGTGGCGGGGCTGTTGTACCAAAAGGGACCAACAAAAGAAGAGCTGc GCCAGACtttgatgatgacgatgatgacgacgaaGGAAACAAGTTGTTCAG gTGTGACGATGAAACATTAGGCGGCAATGACAAAGAGCGCTTTGCCAG GGAGAACCACAGTGAGATTGAGAGGCGAAGGCGGAACAAGATGACTGCCTACATCACAGAATTGTCCGACATGGTGCCCACCTGCAGTGCACTAGCAAGGAAGCCAGACAAACTAACTATCCTGCGAATGGCCGTGTCCCATATGAAGGCTCTAAGGGGAAGTGGCAGTACTAACTCGGATGGGTCGTACAAACCTTCCTTTCTCACTGACCAG GAACTGAAGCACCTCATCTTGGAGGCAGCCGACGGCTTCCTGTTTGTGGTGTCATGCGAGACTGGCCGCATTGTTTACGTCTCTGACTCCCTGACACCTGTCCTCAACCAGGCACAGTCTGAATGGCTGGGCTCCTCCTTGTATGATCAGCTCCACCCGGATGATACAGAAAAGCTCAGAGAGCAGCTCTCTACTGCCGAGAATAACAACACGG GGAGGATGTTGGACTTGAAGACAGGAACAGTAAAGAAAGAAGGCCAGCAGGCATCTTCTAGAATGAGTATGGGAGCCCGTCGATCATTCATCTGCAGAATGAG GTGTGGCTCTTGTCCCGTGGAACCGTTGTCCATGAACAGACTGAACTTCCTGAGGAATAGAAACAG GAATGGTTTGGGTACAGCTAAGGAAGGCGAGCCCCAGTATGTAGTGGTCCACTGTACAGGATACATCAAGTCCTGGCCCCCTTCAG gaGTATCATTAACAGATGATGAATCAGACAACACTCAGGGGAGTCGCTTCTGTCTGGTTGCAATTGGGCGATTACAG GTAACTTGTTGCCCAGGTGACACAGACGTCAACAGTATTAGTGTTCCAGTGGAGTTCATCTCGCGCCATAACTGTCAGGGCATGTTCACCTTCGTAGACCACCGCTGCTTGGCAGCTATCGGCTACCAGCCACAG GACTTATTGGGGAAGAACATTCTCGAGTTTGCCTACCCTGAAGACCAGGGCTTACTAAGAGACAGCTTCCAACAG GTGGTGAAGCTGAAGGGCCAGGTCCTGTCAGTGATGTTTCGGTTTCGCTCCAAATCGAGAGAATGGATCTGGATGAGAACCAGCTCCTTCACCTTCCAGAACCCGTTTTCAGAGGAGATTGAGTATATCATCTGTACCAATGTCAATGTCAA TAGAAACTCAACTCAGGACCCCCTCCCACCCATCTCTTCCCCAGTGGGTGCGCTTTCCCCCTCCCTGGGTCAGAGCAGTCCAAACTGCCCTCCTGTAATGCTCGGCCCTGGGCAGGTGGCTGCCAG GCAGTTGCAGCAGCAGGCCGAGCTAGAGGGAGGTGGATCCAGAGACGGTCTCTATGAGGCAGGACCAACCGCCCTCTCACAG ATGCCAGTGACAGCGGCGGGTCCCGACCCTAGCAAGAGCCTTGAGAAGCCCGAGCTGTACCCCTCCCTTTTCCAAGGCCCAGATCAAACCAAAGGCCTGCCCTCCATCTCTACTCCCACCGCACAGATCTACCCTTCAGCCAATAGCTTCGATGCTGGTCGTTCCAATGATGCATACAG GCCGGTCAGCATGACTCCACAGATGGCACCGCCAGCCCACTCGGCAGGGCAGATGCTGGCTCAGATGTCTCGTCAGAATGGAGCCCCTCAGTCGGTCACCCCCTCCAGCACTGTCAGCCCCCTTCATGGAGGACCATCTGGAGGATGGCCTGGAGCCGCAGCTGGAGTCAGACCACAATTTAATAACCAG GTGGCTCCACAAGCTGCAAAGACCATGCCTCCGCAGTTTGCTCCCATGGGAGGATTTGGCAGTAGCTCTTCCAACTCTTTTGGCCAGATGCCGACAGGTGCTGCTCCCACCCCAACCAACAATGCAAACTACCCACCCATTAATGCACATGCCGGCCTCAACGGCAATGGTTATG ATGGTTCTCGGTCCGGGCCGCAGTTTCCCTCTCGAGCAGCAGAGGCAGTGTGGCCCCAGTGGCAAGGCCAGCAGCACTCGCTGAGTAATGCAGAGCAGCATCCTCATGCTCAGTGCAACCAGCAAGACATTTTTCCT GATGTGTTGTCTATGCTGGACCAGCCTGCCAACTTCAACGGCGATGACTTTGAGATTCCCATGTACCCCGCGTTTGATCAGTGA
- the arnt gene encoding aryl hydrocarbon receptor nuclear translocator isoform X1: protein MLFQTDMTSSNTELTDPNLGLGASGTQESGGAVVPKGTNKRRAAPDFDDDDDDDEGNKLFRCDDETLGGNDKERFARENHSEIERRRRNKMTAYITELSDMVPTCSALARKPDKLTILRMAVSHMKALRGSGSTNSDGSYKPSFLTDQELKHLILEAADGFLFVVSCETGRIVYVSDSLTPVLNQAQSEWLGSSLYDQLHPDDTEKLREQLSTAENNNTGRMLDLKTGTVKKEGQQASSRMSMGARRSFICRMRCGSCPVEPLSMNRLNFLRNRNRNGLGTAKEGEPQYVVVHCTGYIKSWPPSGVSLTDDESDNTQGSRFCLVAIGRLQVTCCPGDTDVNSISVPVEFISRHNCQGMFTFVDHRCLAAIGYQPQDLLGKNILEFAYPEDQGLLRDSFQQVVKLKGQVLSVMFRFRSKSREWIWMRTSSFTFQNPFSEEIEYIICTNVNVNRNSTQDPLPPISSPVGALSPSLGQSSPNCPPVMLGPGQVAARQLQQQAELEGGGSRDGLYEAGPTALSQMPVTAAGPDPSKSLEKPELYPSLFQGPDQTKGLPSISTPTAQIYPSANSFDAGRSNDAYRPVSMTPQMAPPAHSAGQMLAQMSRQNGAPQSVTPSSTVSPLHGGPSGGWPGAAAGVRPQFNNQQVAPQAAKTMPPQFAPMGGFGSSSSNSFGQMPTGAAPTPTNNANYPPINAHAGLNGNGYDGSRSGPQFPSRAAEAVWPQWQGQQHSLSNAEQHPHAQCNQQDIFPDVLSMLDQPANFNGDDFEIPMYPAFDQ, encoded by the exons atgttatttCAGACGGACATGACCTCTTCAAACACAG AGTTAACAGACCCAAATCTGGGTCTGGGGGCAAGTGGGACCCAAGAAAGTGGCGGGGCTGTTGTACCAAAAGGGACCAACAAAAGAAGAGCTGc GCCAGACtttgatgatgacgatgatgacgacgaaGGAAACAAGTTGTTCAG gTGTGACGATGAAACATTAGGCGGCAATGACAAAGAGCGCTTTGCCAG GGAGAACCACAGTGAGATTGAGAGGCGAAGGCGGAACAAGATGACTGCCTACATCACAGAATTGTCCGACATGGTGCCCACCTGCAGTGCACTAGCAAGGAAGCCAGACAAACTAACTATCCTGCGAATGGCCGTGTCCCATATGAAGGCTCTAAGGGGAAGTGGCAGTACTAACTCGGATGGGTCGTACAAACCTTCCTTTCTCACTGACCAG GAACTGAAGCACCTCATCTTGGAGGCAGCCGACGGCTTCCTGTTTGTGGTGTCATGCGAGACTGGCCGCATTGTTTACGTCTCTGACTCCCTGACACCTGTCCTCAACCAGGCACAGTCTGAATGGCTGGGCTCCTCCTTGTATGATCAGCTCCACCCGGATGATACAGAAAAGCTCAGAGAGCAGCTCTCTACTGCCGAGAATAACAACACGG GGAGGATGTTGGACTTGAAGACAGGAACAGTAAAGAAAGAAGGCCAGCAGGCATCTTCTAGAATGAGTATGGGAGCCCGTCGATCATTCATCTGCAGAATGAG GTGTGGCTCTTGTCCCGTGGAACCGTTGTCCATGAACAGACTGAACTTCCTGAGGAATAGAAACAG GAATGGTTTGGGTACAGCTAAGGAAGGCGAGCCCCAGTATGTAGTGGTCCACTGTACAGGATACATCAAGTCCTGGCCCCCTTCAG gaGTATCATTAACAGATGATGAATCAGACAACACTCAGGGGAGTCGCTTCTGTCTGGTTGCAATTGGGCGATTACAG GTAACTTGTTGCCCAGGTGACACAGACGTCAACAGTATTAGTGTTCCAGTGGAGTTCATCTCGCGCCATAACTGTCAGGGCATGTTCACCTTCGTAGACCACCGCTGCTTGGCAGCTATCGGCTACCAGCCACAG GACTTATTGGGGAAGAACATTCTCGAGTTTGCCTACCCTGAAGACCAGGGCTTACTAAGAGACAGCTTCCAACAG GTGGTGAAGCTGAAGGGCCAGGTCCTGTCAGTGATGTTTCGGTTTCGCTCCAAATCGAGAGAATGGATCTGGATGAGAACCAGCTCCTTCACCTTCCAGAACCCGTTTTCAGAGGAGATTGAGTATATCATCTGTACCAATGTCAATGTCAA TAGAAACTCAACTCAGGACCCCCTCCCACCCATCTCTTCCCCAGTGGGTGCGCTTTCCCCCTCCCTGGGTCAGAGCAGTCCAAACTGCCCTCCTGTAATGCTCGGCCCTGGGCAGGTGGCTGCCAG GCAGTTGCAGCAGCAGGCCGAGCTAGAGGGAGGTGGATCCAGAGACGGTCTCTATGAGGCAGGACCAACCGCCCTCTCACAG ATGCCAGTGACAGCGGCGGGTCCCGACCCTAGCAAGAGCCTTGAGAAGCCCGAGCTGTACCCCTCCCTTTTCCAAGGCCCAGATCAAACCAAAGGCCTGCCCTCCATCTCTACTCCCACCGCACAGATCTACCCTTCAGCCAATAGCTTCGATGCTGGTCGTTCCAATGATGCATACAG GCCGGTCAGCATGACTCCACAGATGGCACCGCCAGCCCACTCGGCAGGGCAGATGCTGGCTCAGATGTCTCGTCAGAATGGAGCCCCTCAGTCGGTCACCCCCTCCAGCACTGTCAGCCCCCTTCATGGAGGACCATCTGGAGGATGGCCTGGAGCCGCAGCTGGAGTCAGACCACAATTTAATAACCAG CAGGTGGCTCCACAAGCTGCAAAGACCATGCCTCCGCAGTTTGCTCCCATGGGAGGATTTGGCAGTAGCTCTTCCAACTCTTTTGGCCAGATGCCGACAGGTGCTGCTCCCACCCCAACCAACAATGCAAACTACCCACCCATTAATGCACATGCCGGCCTCAACGGCAATGGTTATG ATGGTTCTCGGTCCGGGCCGCAGTTTCCCTCTCGAGCAGCAGAGGCAGTGTGGCCCCAGTGGCAAGGCCAGCAGCACTCGCTGAGTAATGCAGAGCAGCATCCTCATGCTCAGTGCAACCAGCAAGACATTTTTCCT GATGTGTTGTCTATGCTGGACCAGCCTGCCAACTTCAACGGCGATGACTTTGAGATTCCCATGTACCCCGCGTTTGATCAGTGA
- the arnt gene encoding aryl hydrocarbon receptor nuclear translocator isoform X2 gives MLFQTDMTSSNTELTDPNLGLGASGTQESGGAVVPKGTNKRRAAPDFDDDDDDDEGNKLFRCDDETLGGNDKERFARENHSEIERRRRNKMTAYITELSDMVPTCSALARKPDKLTILRMAVSHMKALRGSGSTNSDGSYKPSFLTDQELKHLILEAADGFLFVVSCETGRIVYVSDSLTPVLNQAQSEWLGSSLYDQLHPDDTEKLREQLSTAENNNTGRMLDLKTGTVKKEGQQASSRMSMGARRSFICRMRCGSCPVEPLSMNRLNFLRNRNRNGLGTAKEGEPQYVVVHCTGYIKSWPPSGVSLTDDESDNTQGSRFCLVAIGRLQVTCCPGDTDVNSISVPVEFISRHNCQGMFTFVDHRCLAAIGYQPQDLLGKNILEFAYPEDQGLLRDSFQQVVKLKGQVLSVMFRFRSKSREWIWMRTSSFTFQNPFSEEIEYIICTNVNVKNSTQDPLPPISSPVGALSPSLGQSSPNCPPVMLGPGQVAARQLQQQAELEGGGSRDGLYEAGPTALSQMPVTAAGPDPSKSLEKPELYPSLFQGPDQTKGLPSISTPTAQIYPSANSFDAGRSNDAYRPVSMTPQMAPPAHSAGQMLAQMSRQNGAPQSVTPSSTVSPLHGGPSGGWPGAAAGVRPQFNNQQVAPQAAKTMPPQFAPMGGFGSSSSNSFGQMPTGAAPTPTNNANYPPINAHAGLNGNGYDGSRSGPQFPSRAAEAVWPQWQGQQHSLSNAEQHPHAQCNQQDIFPDVLSMLDQPANFNGDDFEIPMYPAFDQ, from the exons atgttatttCAGACGGACATGACCTCTTCAAACACAG AGTTAACAGACCCAAATCTGGGTCTGGGGGCAAGTGGGACCCAAGAAAGTGGCGGGGCTGTTGTACCAAAAGGGACCAACAAAAGAAGAGCTGc GCCAGACtttgatgatgacgatgatgacgacgaaGGAAACAAGTTGTTCAG gTGTGACGATGAAACATTAGGCGGCAATGACAAAGAGCGCTTTGCCAG GGAGAACCACAGTGAGATTGAGAGGCGAAGGCGGAACAAGATGACTGCCTACATCACAGAATTGTCCGACATGGTGCCCACCTGCAGTGCACTAGCAAGGAAGCCAGACAAACTAACTATCCTGCGAATGGCCGTGTCCCATATGAAGGCTCTAAGGGGAAGTGGCAGTACTAACTCGGATGGGTCGTACAAACCTTCCTTTCTCACTGACCAG GAACTGAAGCACCTCATCTTGGAGGCAGCCGACGGCTTCCTGTTTGTGGTGTCATGCGAGACTGGCCGCATTGTTTACGTCTCTGACTCCCTGACACCTGTCCTCAACCAGGCACAGTCTGAATGGCTGGGCTCCTCCTTGTATGATCAGCTCCACCCGGATGATACAGAAAAGCTCAGAGAGCAGCTCTCTACTGCCGAGAATAACAACACGG GGAGGATGTTGGACTTGAAGACAGGAACAGTAAAGAAAGAAGGCCAGCAGGCATCTTCTAGAATGAGTATGGGAGCCCGTCGATCATTCATCTGCAGAATGAG GTGTGGCTCTTGTCCCGTGGAACCGTTGTCCATGAACAGACTGAACTTCCTGAGGAATAGAAACAG GAATGGTTTGGGTACAGCTAAGGAAGGCGAGCCCCAGTATGTAGTGGTCCACTGTACAGGATACATCAAGTCCTGGCCCCCTTCAG gaGTATCATTAACAGATGATGAATCAGACAACACTCAGGGGAGTCGCTTCTGTCTGGTTGCAATTGGGCGATTACAG GTAACTTGTTGCCCAGGTGACACAGACGTCAACAGTATTAGTGTTCCAGTGGAGTTCATCTCGCGCCATAACTGTCAGGGCATGTTCACCTTCGTAGACCACCGCTGCTTGGCAGCTATCGGCTACCAGCCACAG GACTTATTGGGGAAGAACATTCTCGAGTTTGCCTACCCTGAAGACCAGGGCTTACTAAGAGACAGCTTCCAACAG GTGGTGAAGCTGAAGGGCCAGGTCCTGTCAGTGATGTTTCGGTTTCGCTCCAAATCGAGAGAATGGATCTGGATGAGAACCAGCTCCTTCACCTTCCAGAACCCGTTTTCAGAGGAGATTGAGTATATCATCTGTACCAATGTCAATGTCAA AAACTCAACTCAGGACCCCCTCCCACCCATCTCTTCCCCAGTGGGTGCGCTTTCCCCCTCCCTGGGTCAGAGCAGTCCAAACTGCCCTCCTGTAATGCTCGGCCCTGGGCAGGTGGCTGCCAG GCAGTTGCAGCAGCAGGCCGAGCTAGAGGGAGGTGGATCCAGAGACGGTCTCTATGAGGCAGGACCAACCGCCCTCTCACAG ATGCCAGTGACAGCGGCGGGTCCCGACCCTAGCAAGAGCCTTGAGAAGCCCGAGCTGTACCCCTCCCTTTTCCAAGGCCCAGATCAAACCAAAGGCCTGCCCTCCATCTCTACTCCCACCGCACAGATCTACCCTTCAGCCAATAGCTTCGATGCTGGTCGTTCCAATGATGCATACAG GCCGGTCAGCATGACTCCACAGATGGCACCGCCAGCCCACTCGGCAGGGCAGATGCTGGCTCAGATGTCTCGTCAGAATGGAGCCCCTCAGTCGGTCACCCCCTCCAGCACTGTCAGCCCCCTTCATGGAGGACCATCTGGAGGATGGCCTGGAGCCGCAGCTGGAGTCAGACCACAATTTAATAACCAG CAGGTGGCTCCACAAGCTGCAAAGACCATGCCTCCGCAGTTTGCTCCCATGGGAGGATTTGGCAGTAGCTCTTCCAACTCTTTTGGCCAGATGCCGACAGGTGCTGCTCCCACCCCAACCAACAATGCAAACTACCCACCCATTAATGCACATGCCGGCCTCAACGGCAATGGTTATG ATGGTTCTCGGTCCGGGCCGCAGTTTCCCTCTCGAGCAGCAGAGGCAGTGTGGCCCCAGTGGCAAGGCCAGCAGCACTCGCTGAGTAATGCAGAGCAGCATCCTCATGCTCAGTGCAACCAGCAAGACATTTTTCCT GATGTGTTGTCTATGCTGGACCAGCCTGCCAACTTCAACGGCGATGACTTTGAGATTCCCATGTACCCCGCGTTTGATCAGTGA
- the arnt gene encoding aryl hydrocarbon receptor nuclear translocator isoform X6 gives MLFQTDMTSSNTELTDPNLGLGASGTQESGGAVVPKGTNKRRAAPDFDDDDDDDEGNKLFRCDDETLGGNDKERFARENHSEIERRRRNKMTAYITELSDMVPTCSALARKPDKLTILRMAVSHMKALRGSGSTNSDGSYKPSFLTDQELKHLILEAADGFLFVVSCETGRIVYVSDSLTPVLNQAQSEWLGSSLYDQLHPDDTEKLREQLSTAENNNTGRMLDLKTGTVKKEGQQASSRMSMGARRSFICRMRCGSCPVEPLSMNRLNFLRNRNRNGLGTAKEGEPQYVVVHCTGYIKSWPPSGVSLTDDESDNTQGSRFCLVAIGRLQVTCCPGDTDVNSISVPVEFISRHNCQGMFTFVDHRCLAAIGYQPQDLLGKNILEFAYPEDQGLLRDSFQQVVKLKGQVLSVMFRFRSKSREWIWMRTSSFTFQNPFSEEIEYIICTNVNVKQLQQQAELEGGGSRDGLYEAGPTALSQMPVTAAGPDPSKSLEKPELYPSLFQGPDQTKGLPSISTPTAQIYPSANSFDAGRSNDAYRPVSMTPQMAPPAHSAGQMLAQMSRQNGAPQSVTPSSTVSPLHGGPSGGWPGAAAGVRPQFNNQQVAPQAAKTMPPQFAPMGGFGSSSSNSFGQMPTGAAPTPTNNANYPPINAHAGLNGNGYDGSRSGPQFPSRAAEAVWPQWQGQQHSLSNAEQHPHAQCNQQDIFPDVLSMLDQPANFNGDDFEIPMYPAFDQ, from the exons atgttatttCAGACGGACATGACCTCTTCAAACACAG AGTTAACAGACCCAAATCTGGGTCTGGGGGCAAGTGGGACCCAAGAAAGTGGCGGGGCTGTTGTACCAAAAGGGACCAACAAAAGAAGAGCTGc GCCAGACtttgatgatgacgatgatgacgacgaaGGAAACAAGTTGTTCAG gTGTGACGATGAAACATTAGGCGGCAATGACAAAGAGCGCTTTGCCAG GGAGAACCACAGTGAGATTGAGAGGCGAAGGCGGAACAAGATGACTGCCTACATCACAGAATTGTCCGACATGGTGCCCACCTGCAGTGCACTAGCAAGGAAGCCAGACAAACTAACTATCCTGCGAATGGCCGTGTCCCATATGAAGGCTCTAAGGGGAAGTGGCAGTACTAACTCGGATGGGTCGTACAAACCTTCCTTTCTCACTGACCAG GAACTGAAGCACCTCATCTTGGAGGCAGCCGACGGCTTCCTGTTTGTGGTGTCATGCGAGACTGGCCGCATTGTTTACGTCTCTGACTCCCTGACACCTGTCCTCAACCAGGCACAGTCTGAATGGCTGGGCTCCTCCTTGTATGATCAGCTCCACCCGGATGATACAGAAAAGCTCAGAGAGCAGCTCTCTACTGCCGAGAATAACAACACGG GGAGGATGTTGGACTTGAAGACAGGAACAGTAAAGAAAGAAGGCCAGCAGGCATCTTCTAGAATGAGTATGGGAGCCCGTCGATCATTCATCTGCAGAATGAG GTGTGGCTCTTGTCCCGTGGAACCGTTGTCCATGAACAGACTGAACTTCCTGAGGAATAGAAACAG GAATGGTTTGGGTACAGCTAAGGAAGGCGAGCCCCAGTATGTAGTGGTCCACTGTACAGGATACATCAAGTCCTGGCCCCCTTCAG gaGTATCATTAACAGATGATGAATCAGACAACACTCAGGGGAGTCGCTTCTGTCTGGTTGCAATTGGGCGATTACAG GTAACTTGTTGCCCAGGTGACACAGACGTCAACAGTATTAGTGTTCCAGTGGAGTTCATCTCGCGCCATAACTGTCAGGGCATGTTCACCTTCGTAGACCACCGCTGCTTGGCAGCTATCGGCTACCAGCCACAG GACTTATTGGGGAAGAACATTCTCGAGTTTGCCTACCCTGAAGACCAGGGCTTACTAAGAGACAGCTTCCAACAG GTGGTGAAGCTGAAGGGCCAGGTCCTGTCAGTGATGTTTCGGTTTCGCTCCAAATCGAGAGAATGGATCTGGATGAGAACCAGCTCCTTCACCTTCCAGAACCCGTTTTCAGAGGAGATTGAGTATATCATCTGTACCAATGTCAATGTCAA GCAGTTGCAGCAGCAGGCCGAGCTAGAGGGAGGTGGATCCAGAGACGGTCTCTATGAGGCAGGACCAACCGCCCTCTCACAG ATGCCAGTGACAGCGGCGGGTCCCGACCCTAGCAAGAGCCTTGAGAAGCCCGAGCTGTACCCCTCCCTTTTCCAAGGCCCAGATCAAACCAAAGGCCTGCCCTCCATCTCTACTCCCACCGCACAGATCTACCCTTCAGCCAATAGCTTCGATGCTGGTCGTTCCAATGATGCATACAG GCCGGTCAGCATGACTCCACAGATGGCACCGCCAGCCCACTCGGCAGGGCAGATGCTGGCTCAGATGTCTCGTCAGAATGGAGCCCCTCAGTCGGTCACCCCCTCCAGCACTGTCAGCCCCCTTCATGGAGGACCATCTGGAGGATGGCCTGGAGCCGCAGCTGGAGTCAGACCACAATTTAATAACCAG CAGGTGGCTCCACAAGCTGCAAAGACCATGCCTCCGCAGTTTGCTCCCATGGGAGGATTTGGCAGTAGCTCTTCCAACTCTTTTGGCCAGATGCCGACAGGTGCTGCTCCCACCCCAACCAACAATGCAAACTACCCACCCATTAATGCACATGCCGGCCTCAACGGCAATGGTTATG ATGGTTCTCGGTCCGGGCCGCAGTTTCCCTCTCGAGCAGCAGAGGCAGTGTGGCCCCAGTGGCAAGGCCAGCAGCACTCGCTGAGTAATGCAGAGCAGCATCCTCATGCTCAGTGCAACCAGCAAGACATTTTTCCT GATGTGTTGTCTATGCTGGACCAGCCTGCCAACTTCAACGGCGATGACTTTGAGATTCCCATGTACCCCGCGTTTGATCAGTGA